A single Stutzerimonas stutzeri DNA region contains:
- a CDS encoding ABC transporter ATP-binding protein, with protein MIELHNLTKRFAQHTAVDALSFSVQPGEVLGFLGPNGAGKSTTMKMLTGFLTPSAGTARIFGCDIRTRTLQAQRQIGYLPEGAPCYSDMTVRGFLDFIAEVRGYRGADKRVRVDTAAGQVELDTVLGQSIETLSKGFKRRVGLAQAILHDPRVLILDEPTDGLDPNQKHQVRELIKGLAKDKIVIISTHILEEVTAVCSRAVVIARGRLVADGTPFELESRSRYHKAVTLVSDAPLDEIALAALPGVAGVERNEPDHSVTVLAKPGEVIFERINALIAQQTWPVKALSVERGRLDEVFRTLTRGEAL; from the coding sequence ATGATCGAATTGCATAATCTGACAAAAAGATTTGCCCAGCATACGGCCGTGGATGCGCTTTCATTCAGCGTCCAGCCGGGTGAAGTGCTCGGGTTTCTGGGCCCGAACGGGGCCGGCAAATCCACCACCATGAAGATGCTGACCGGCTTTCTCACGCCGAGCGCCGGTACGGCGCGCATTTTCGGCTGTGACATCCGGACCCGAACGCTGCAGGCCCAGCGACAGATCGGCTATCTGCCGGAGGGTGCCCCGTGCTACAGCGACATGACGGTACGCGGCTTTCTCGATTTCATCGCCGAGGTGCGGGGGTACAGAGGGGCGGACAAGCGGGTGCGAGTCGATACCGCAGCGGGTCAGGTCGAGCTGGACACGGTGCTTGGCCAGTCCATCGAGACCCTGTCCAAGGGCTTCAAGCGCCGCGTCGGCCTGGCCCAGGCGATCCTGCACGACCCGCGCGTGCTGATCCTCGACGAGCCTACCGATGGCCTGGACCCTAACCAGAAGCATCAAGTGCGCGAGCTGATCAAGGGCTTGGCCAAAGACAAGATCGTGATCATTTCCACCCATATTCTCGAAGAGGTCACTGCGGTGTGCAGCCGCGCGGTGGTGATCGCCAGGGGCCGTCTGGTCGCCGATGGCACGCCGTTCGAACTCGAAAGCCGATCCAGGTACCACAAGGCCGTCACGCTGGTCAGCGACGCCCCGCTGGATGAAATCGCCCTGGCGGCATTGCCAGGCGTCGCGGGTGTCGAGCGCAACGAACCGGACCACAGTGTGACGGTGCTGGCCAAGCCGGGCGAGGTCATCTTCGAGCGAATCAATGCATTGATCGCCCAGCAGACCTGGCCGGTCAAAGCGTTGAGCGTGGAGCGCGGACGGTTGGACGAGGTGTTCCGGACATTGACCCGTGGGGAGGCCCTATGA
- a CDS encoding ABC transporter permease subunit, whose product MSQLPVIFKRELASYFATPLAYVFIFIFLVLSGVFTFYLGGFYERGQADLIPFFSFHTWLYLFLIPAIAMRLWAEERKSGSIELLMTLPITRFEAVTGKFLAAWVFAGIALLLTFPMVVTVNYLGEPDNGAIAAGYFGSWLLAGAFLAIGSCMSALAKNQVIAFILAVSVCFLFIVSGLPMVLDAFAWAPQWLVDAVASLSFLIRFDAISKGVIDLRDLLYFVTLIIAWLAATAVVVDLKKAA is encoded by the coding sequence ATGAGCCAGTTACCGGTCATCTTCAAACGCGAACTGGCCAGCTATTTCGCCACGCCGCTGGCCTACGTTTTCATTTTTATCTTTCTGGTGCTGTCCGGGGTATTCACCTTCTATCTGGGCGGGTTCTACGAGCGCGGCCAGGCGGACCTCATCCCGTTTTTCAGCTTTCACACGTGGCTTTACCTGTTCCTGATTCCGGCCATCGCCATGCGTTTGTGGGCCGAGGAGCGAAAATCCGGCTCGATCGAATTGCTGATGACATTGCCCATCACCCGTTTCGAGGCGGTCACCGGCAAGTTCCTCGCGGCCTGGGTGTTCGCGGGGATCGCCTTGCTGCTGACCTTTCCCATGGTCGTCACGGTGAATTATCTCGGCGAGCCGGACAATGGCGCGATTGCCGCCGGCTATTTCGGTAGCTGGTTGCTGGCCGGCGCCTTTCTGGCGATCGGCTCGTGCATGTCGGCGTTGGCCAAGAATCAGGTGATCGCCTTCATTCTCGCTGTAAGCGTGTGCTTCCTGTTCATCGTGAGCGGCCTGCCGATGGTGCTCGATGCCTTTGCCTGGGCGCCGCAGTGGCTGGTCGACGCGGTCGCCTCGCTGAGTTTCCTGATTCGCTTCGACGCCATCAGCAAAGGGGTGATCGATCTGCGCGACCTGTTGTATTTCGTCACCTTGATCATTGCCTGGCTGGCGGCCACCGCCGTGGTCGTCGATCTGAAGAAAGCGGCATAA
- a CDS encoding GldG family protein, translated as MKRVMYSGAGLLLIALAFLAFNTFSSLVFTDARLDLTEQKLYTISEGTETILDGLEQPIELHFFYSDAATKDLVALRNYARRVEEMLRAYEREADGKLKLHVIDPQPFSEQEDRAAEFGLQAVPLNQGGDTVYFGLAGTNAQGQRQSIPFFALDQEEFLEYEISRLVQSLASAQMPVVGVLSGLPINGGFDMRTQQATPPWMVLEDIRQLFHIESLKRDVDMIPASVSVLMLVHPKDLPEQTLYAVDQFVMRGGKLLVFVDPYSEADPGQGIGPGEFGEGRASDLEPLFRAWGVRMAPGQVVADASYAMSVGVGAERRPVRHPGWLNLPQRTMDIEDVTTASLESLTMATAGFLEPLEGATTRFTPLIQSSSYAMPVEAERFAMLDNPAELLRELEPTGERYTLAARIQGPARSAYPDGIEGREDGLKESTSINVIAVADSDLLADRMWVQVQDFFGQRMPQPWADNGTFVVNALDNLSGTDALISVRSRGRFARPFGVVAALQRQAENRFREKEEVLQERLAATEAQLAQLQGPNAEGAIELTAEQQTALQGYMQDKLRIRKELREVRYQLDADIETLGRTLKFFNIALVPLVLTLGVLLRGLWRRRRSG; from the coding sequence ATGAAACGAGTCATGTATTCGGGCGCCGGGCTGTTGCTGATCGCGCTGGCCTTCCTGGCGTTCAACACGTTTTCCAGCCTGGTATTCACCGACGCGAGGCTGGACCTGACCGAGCAGAAGCTTTACACCATATCCGAGGGCACCGAGACCATCCTGGACGGGCTCGAACAACCCATCGAACTGCATTTCTTCTATTCGGACGCGGCCACCAAGGATCTGGTGGCGTTGCGCAACTACGCCCGGCGCGTCGAGGAAATGCTGCGGGCGTACGAGCGCGAGGCCGATGGCAAGCTCAAGTTGCATGTGATCGACCCGCAGCCGTTCTCTGAGCAGGAAGATCGCGCCGCCGAGTTCGGCCTGCAGGCGGTGCCGCTGAACCAGGGCGGCGACACGGTGTATTTCGGCCTCGCTGGCACCAACGCGCAGGGGCAGCGGCAGAGCATTCCGTTCTTTGCGCTGGATCAGGAAGAATTCCTCGAGTACGAAATAAGCCGCCTGGTACAGAGCCTGGCTTCGGCGCAGATGCCCGTTGTCGGTGTGCTTTCCGGATTGCCGATCAACGGCGGTTTCGATATGCGTACCCAACAGGCGACGCCCCCGTGGATGGTGCTGGAGGACATTCGCCAGCTGTTCCATATCGAAAGCCTGAAGCGCGATGTCGACATGATTCCCGCCAGCGTGTCGGTGCTGATGCTGGTGCATCCCAAGGATTTGCCGGAGCAGACGCTTTACGCCGTCGACCAGTTCGTCATGCGTGGCGGCAAATTGCTGGTGTTCGTCGATCCCTACAGCGAAGCCGATCCGGGCCAGGGCATCGGGCCGGGTGAGTTCGGCGAGGGCAGGGCATCGGATCTGGAACCGCTGTTCAGGGCCTGGGGCGTGCGCATGGCGCCCGGCCAGGTGGTGGCTGATGCCTCCTATGCGATGTCTGTCGGGGTGGGTGCCGAGCGCCGCCCGGTCCGGCATCCGGGCTGGCTCAATCTACCGCAGCGCACCATGGATATTGAGGACGTCACCACGGCCTCGTTGGAAAGCCTGACCATGGCCACCGCTGGTTTCCTCGAACCGCTGGAGGGCGCAACGACCCGGTTCACCCCGCTGATCCAGAGTTCCAGCTATGCCATGCCGGTGGAGGCGGAGCGTTTTGCAATGCTGGATAACCCGGCCGAACTGCTGCGCGAGCTGGAACCCACGGGCGAACGGTATACGCTCGCCGCACGTATCCAGGGGCCGGCGCGATCGGCTTATCCGGACGGCATCGAAGGGCGCGAGGATGGCCTGAAGGAAAGCACCAGCATCAATGTCATCGCCGTGGCAGATAGCGATCTGCTGGCTGATCGCATGTGGGTGCAGGTGCAAGACTTCTTCGGGCAGCGCATGCCGCAACCATGGGCGGACAACGGCACCTTCGTCGTCAATGCACTGGATAACCTGTCGGGTACCGACGCGCTGATCAGTGTTCGGTCGCGCGGTCGTTTCGCGCGGCCATTCGGGGTGGTCGCGGCGCTGCAACGGCAGGCCGAGAACCGCTTCCGCGAGAAGGAAGAAGTATTGCAGGAACGGCTGGCCGCTACCGAGGCGCAACTCGCCCAGTTGCAGGGGCCGAACGCCGAAGGCGCGATAGAGCTTACAGCCGAACAGCAGACCGCCCTGCAGGGCTACATGCAGGACAAGCTGCGGATTCGCAAGGAGCTGCGCGAGGTGCGCTATCAGCTCGACGCCGACATCGAAACGCTGGGACGAACCTTGAAGTTTTTCAACATTGCGCTGGTCCCGTTGGTACTGACCCTGGGGGTGCTACTGCGCGGGTTGTGGCGTCGGCGCAGGAGCGGGTGA
- a CDS encoding cold-shock protein produces MAERETGTVKWFNDAKGYGFIQRGSGADVFVHYQAIRGEGHRSLTEGQQVEFSVTQGQKGLQAEDVAGL; encoded by the coding sequence ATGGCTGAGCGCGAGACCGGAACCGTCAAGTGGTTCAACGATGCCAAGGGTTATGGATTCATCCAGCGTGGCAGCGGTGCGGATGTTTTTGTTCACTACCAGGCTATTCGTGGCGAAGGCCACCGTTCTCTGACCGAAGGTCAGCAAGTGGAATTTTCGGTGACTCAAGGCCAGAAGGGCCTGCAGGCCGAGGACGTGGCAGGGCTCTGA